One region of Thiorhodovibrio frisius genomic DNA includes:
- a CDS encoding sigma-54-dependent transcriptional regulator, which translates to MPNSRRLTPAERDFFALLTETVYANPFGSDPARLSRLLGRDLPSDAISQADHYSELMPAIDQRFAVLRERGLERLDHFAGEDQELMRLVFLFVGYQRHLGLFDQLIEQQSGAPDLRWLPELLASLRDQGFEPAEVRRWVALYYQLRRAYFFIERAMVGRSAPMQRLRRALWNSVFTSDLRGYTLLLWERMQDFSTLLLGETGTGKGSAAAAIGRSGAIPLTADERGFSHGLDQTFIATNLSELSESLIESELFGHRKGAFTGAVDHHDGLFARCDAWGTLFLDEIGDVSLPVQTKLLRVLQERTFAPVGSHQTKRFAGRVVAATNRPLSELTAGQGFRRDFFYRLSGNIIEMPSLRERLADCPDELSELAGALLGRMLGESAASLHARIMEALDELPTDYPWPGNVRELEQALRRIILNGRYVPDALPDETGGFAHPDPWLTAAKAGSLDAAALLAGYCSRLYDQLGTFEAVAAVTRLDRRTVKKHVEGAATPDASRLDVIEQSARRSLSSK; encoded by the coding sequence ATGCCAAATTCCCGCCGTCTCACCCCCGCCGAACGCGACTTCTTCGCTCTGCTGACCGAAACCGTCTATGCCAACCCCTTCGGCAGCGACCCGGCGCGTCTGAGCCGCCTGCTCGGTCGCGACTTGCCGAGCGATGCAATCTCCCAGGCCGATCACTATAGCGAGCTGATGCCGGCGATCGACCAGCGTTTTGCTGTTCTGCGCGAGCGCGGGCTGGAGCGCCTCGATCATTTCGCGGGCGAGGATCAGGAGCTGATGCGACTGGTGTTTCTCTTCGTCGGCTATCAGCGTCATCTGGGGCTATTTGATCAGCTGATCGAACAGCAATCCGGCGCGCCCGATCTGCGCTGGCTGCCGGAGTTGCTGGCCAGCCTGCGCGACCAGGGCTTTGAGCCTGCTGAGGTGCGGCGCTGGGTGGCGCTCTACTACCAGCTGCGTCGGGCCTATTTCTTCATTGAACGTGCCATGGTCGGGCGTAGCGCACCCATGCAGCGGTTGCGCCGTGCGCTCTGGAACAGTGTTTTCACCAGCGATCTGCGCGGCTACACCTTGCTCCTGTGGGAGCGCATGCAGGACTTCTCCACTCTGCTGCTCGGCGAAACCGGTACCGGCAAGGGCTCTGCTGCTGCCGCCATCGGACGCTCCGGCGCCATCCCGCTCACGGCTGACGAGCGCGGCTTTAGCCACGGACTCGATCAGACCTTCATCGCCACCAACCTGTCGGAACTCTCCGAGAGCCTGATCGAATCCGAGCTGTTCGGCCATCGCAAGGGCGCCTTCACCGGTGCGGTGGACCACCACGATGGGCTGTTCGCGCGCTGCGATGCCTGGGGCACGCTGTTTCTTGACGAAATCGGCGATGTCTCCCTGCCGGTGCAAACCAAACTGCTGCGGGTGCTGCAAGAACGCACCTTCGCGCCCGTTGGCAGCCACCAGACCAAGCGCTTCGCCGGGCGGGTGGTGGCCGCGACCAACCGCCCGCTGAGCGAACTCACCGCAGGCCAGGGCTTCCGTCGCGATTTTTTCTATCGCCTGTCCGGCAATATCATCGAAATGCCCAGCCTGCGCGAGCGCTTGGCCGATTGCCCGGACGAGCTGAGCGAACTGGCCGGCGCCCTGCTCGGGCGCATGCTCGGCGAGTCCGCCGCCAGTCTGCACGCGCGCATCATGGAGGCCCTGGACGAATTGCCAACCGATTACCCCTGGCCTGGTAACGTGCGCGAACTCGAACAGGCGCTGCGGCGAATAATCTTAAACGGCCGCTATGTGCCTGATGCGCTGCCTGATGAAACCGGCGGATTTGCGCACCCAGACCCCTGGCTCACCGCCGCAAAAGCAGGCTCACTCGACGCCGCAGCCCTCCTGGCTGGCTACTGCAGCAGGCTCTATGATCAACTAGGCACCTTCGAGGCAGTCGCCGCAGTCACCCGGCTTGATCGGCGCACGGTGAAAAAGCATGTCGAGGGGGCTGCTACCCCAGATGCCAGCCGCCTTGACGTAATCGAGCAATCCGCGCGCCGATCATTGTCTTCAAAGTGA
- a CDS encoding FitA-like ribbon-helix-helix domain-containing protein — MASVTVRNLPDEVHRALRVRAAHNGHSTEAEIREILKAAAQPPERVKLGSLLASITHDAGALTDAEAEHFDRIRDKTPSEPLVVE; from the coding sequence ATGGCCAGTGTGACGGTTAGAAACTTACCTGATGAGGTGCATCGCGCGTTACGAGTTCGCGCCGCCCATAACGGCCATAGCACCGAAGCGGAAATTCGTGAGATTCTCAAGGCAGCTGCCCAGCCGCCTGAGCGCGTCAAGCTTGGCTCTTTGCTGGCCTCCATAACCCATGACGCCGGCGCACTCACCGATGCCGAGGCGGAACATTTCGACCGGATTCGCGATAAAACGCCAAGCGAGCCATTGGTGGTTGAATGA
- a CDS encoding IS110 family transposase, with product MTAAADQSPKTPFYQALELSNKTWKLGFSNGETIRIKTLEARDLPALREQIEIAKGKLGLSADCVIESVYEAGRDGFWIHRTLESWGIHSCVVDSASIEVNRKKRRVKTDRVDVEALLVQLMRYLGGEEKALAVVIVPSAEAEDRMRLNRERERLIRERGAHSSRIKSLFIAQGLVIERLNDTVIDTLDHLCTATGEPLGADLKEEIRREYQRYCLADEQIRAIEQEQKRRVEQATDVSHQQVARMLEIKGIGWVSSWILVMEFFSWRGFRNRQQLAACAGLTDPHALCQW from the coding sequence ATGACTGCTGCCGCTGACCAATCGCCGAAGACCCCCTTTTATCAGGCCCTTGAGCTGAGCAACAAAACCTGGAAGCTTGGCTTCAGCAACGGCGAGACGATCCGGATCAAGACCCTCGAAGCACGGGATCTTCCCGCCTTGCGCGAGCAGATCGAGATCGCCAAGGGGAAGCTTGGACTCAGCGCGGATTGTGTCATTGAAAGCGTTTACGAAGCCGGCCGGGATGGATTCTGGATTCATCGTACATTGGAATCCTGGGGGATTCACAGCTGCGTGGTCGACTCGGCCAGCATCGAAGTCAACCGCAAGAAGCGGCGCGTGAAGACCGACCGGGTCGACGTCGAAGCCCTGCTGGTCCAGCTCATGCGTTATCTTGGCGGAGAGGAAAAAGCCCTCGCGGTGGTGATCGTCCCCAGTGCCGAGGCCGAGGATCGGATGCGACTGAACCGCGAGCGCGAGCGACTGATCCGCGAACGTGGCGCCCACAGTTCTCGGATCAAATCGCTCTTCATCGCCCAGGGTCTCGTCATCGAGCGTCTCAACGACACCGTCATCGACACTCTCGATCACTTGTGCACCGCCACCGGCGAGCCCCTCGGCGCCGACCTCAAAGAAGAGATCCGCCGCGAATACCAGCGCTATTGCTTGGCTGATGAGCAAATCCGCGCTATCGAGCAAGAACAAAAGCGCCGCGTCGAGCAAGCCACCGACGTCTCCCACCAGCAAGTCGCACGCATGCTCGAAATCAAAGGCATCGGCTGGGTTTCGAGCTGGATCTTGGTCATGGAATTCTTCAGCTGGCGCGGCTTTCGCAATCGCCAGCAGCTGGCCGCCTGTGCCGGGCTGACTGACCCCCACGCCCTATGCCAGTGGTGA
- a CDS encoding DUF262 domain-containing protein, producing MSTKTLEIFFTGKNLVIPHYQRDYAWKPSNVDDLFEDVEEALQVKGGHYLGTFILSQSDRSAPVFVVDGQQRLTTLTMILDALIDAVEDPAIRQHYRSNFISHPVTGAKFKLQGGNGDFFVSLLAEQNPAPATDGQQRLLDAYERIQLRVGELRNRGGEELVKQWLSCLSQLEVLEFVEPDEGKAIRMFQSVNDRGVPLARMDIVKSLLVYYSNRYLDGELDQFISEQFGLAFHSFSRIKRLAAEDGYRVRLVNRDSFREDDVLRYHYFAFDGSPFELESGADYSATADTVLETFLKPGLRDLRNDPSRLRNFIDSYSKDLAAFFGALEALLVATRTDIVTYLLFVVQDLSATLYPLVIRLHLQDRLSAVGTGSDQRSLQKIIEMVDLRVFKLRGTNPQADVFRITAALSSLSVDEIISGLKQFCRHFMPDALMQSQVENEYLYRNAGVPRMLLEVEFEERKKGKKPRPSPAQLVALNCKGLTVEHILPQEPNFKVRAYGFRSRDHYEEHKHRIGNLVLIEDTLNKTCSNRTVEDKMSAPECYQKSGLWAVKALSAIHTPPGQPFRLLDIDNRAQTIANLMLKRWPI from the coding sequence GTGAGTACCAAGACACTTGAGATATTCTTTACCGGCAAGAACCTGGTAATCCCACACTACCAGCGGGACTACGCGTGGAAGCCGAGCAACGTCGATGACCTATTCGAGGATGTTGAAGAGGCACTCCAGGTGAAAGGCGGGCATTACCTTGGTACCTTCATCCTGTCACAGAGCGATCGAAGCGCGCCGGTCTTTGTTGTCGACGGTCAGCAGCGCCTGACCACTCTGACCATGATCCTTGACGCGCTGATCGATGCGGTTGAAGACCCAGCGATCCGTCAGCATTACCGCAGCAACTTCATTTCGCACCCGGTTACAGGTGCTAAGTTCAAACTGCAGGGCGGGAATGGCGATTTCTTCGTCAGCCTGCTGGCGGAGCAGAACCCCGCCCCTGCGACCGATGGTCAACAACGCCTACTAGACGCCTATGAGCGCATCCAGCTGCGGGTCGGTGAGCTGCGGAACCGGGGTGGCGAAGAACTCGTGAAGCAGTGGCTCTCGTGTCTAAGCCAACTCGAGGTGCTGGAGTTTGTCGAGCCCGATGAGGGGAAGGCGATCCGCATGTTCCAGTCGGTCAACGACCGCGGCGTACCGCTGGCGCGGATGGACATCGTGAAAAGCCTGCTGGTGTATTATTCCAACCGCTATCTCGACGGCGAGTTGGACCAGTTCATATCGGAACAGTTCGGGCTGGCATTTCACAGCTTCAGCCGCATCAAGCGTCTGGCGGCCGAAGATGGCTATCGGGTGCGGCTGGTGAACCGGGATTCGTTCCGCGAGGACGACGTGCTGCGCTACCATTATTTTGCATTCGACGGTAGCCCGTTCGAATTGGAATCCGGCGCCGACTACAGCGCTACCGCCGATACGGTGCTGGAGACTTTTCTTAAACCGGGATTACGGGACTTGCGCAACGACCCGAGCCGGCTGCGCAATTTCATAGATTCCTATAGCAAGGACCTTGCGGCATTCTTCGGCGCTCTTGAGGCACTGCTCGTCGCGACGCGTACCGACATTGTGACCTACCTGCTATTCGTCGTCCAGGATCTGTCGGCGACTCTTTATCCGCTGGTTATCCGACTGCATCTTCAAGATCGGCTGTCGGCCGTTGGTACCGGTAGCGACCAACGCAGCCTGCAAAAAATCATCGAGATGGTGGACCTGCGGGTATTCAAGCTGCGGGGTACGAACCCACAAGCGGATGTGTTCCGCATCACTGCGGCGCTGTCGAGCCTGTCAGTCGACGAGATCATCTCAGGGCTCAAGCAGTTCTGCCGGCACTTCATGCCTGATGCACTGATGCAATCTCAGGTAGAGAACGAATACCTCTACCGCAACGCCGGAGTGCCACGAATGCTGCTGGAAGTGGAGTTCGAAGAAAGGAAGAAGGGCAAAAAACCCCGCCCGTCCCCGGCCCAGCTTGTCGCCCTAAACTGCAAAGGGCTCACGGTAGAGCACATCCTGCCGCAAGAACCGAACTTCAAGGTAAGGGCCTACGGCTTCCGTAGCCGGGACCATTACGAGGAGCACAAACATCGCATCGGTAATCTTGTGCTGATCGAAGACACATTGAACAAGACTTGCAGCAACCGCACGGTCGAAGACAAGATGTCTGCTCCCGAGTGCTACCAAAAGTCCGGTCTGTGGGCCGTAAAGGCACTATCGGCAATCCACACACCCCCTGGCCAACCATTTAGGCTGTTGGATATCGACAATCGTGCCCAGACGATAGCGAATTTGATGCTGAAGCGCTGGCCGATATGA
- a CDS encoding PspA/IM30 family protein: MSLFKRFTVAVSTRLDRLVGDIENHDAVVEVGIRDSRRLFAQAKVRHQRLCRDGESLRQRLEGLREDERSWRERALACEPTPAGEDKALQCLRRAHQAARQVASLEQTWQQHQMVERRLAAEIDSLRERVAQLEHRRSLMRSREATATAAVRLHEIDRDPALDLDDTFERWEIRLTEAEMTVDSAVDSDPFEAEFVAAEERDALQAELQALRREQQSQVAGASLGGGQ; this comes from the coding sequence ATGTCACTGTTCAAACGCTTTACTGTCGCTGTCTCGACCCGGCTTGATCGTCTGGTCGGGGATATCGAAAACCATGACGCCGTGGTCGAGGTCGGTATTCGCGACAGCCGACGGCTCTTTGCCCAGGCGAAAGTGCGCCATCAGCGCCTGTGCCGCGATGGCGAGTCCCTGCGCCAGCGGCTCGAGGGTCTGCGCGAGGATGAACGCAGCTGGCGCGAGCGCGCGCTAGCCTGCGAGCCTACCCCTGCTGGCGAGGACAAGGCGCTGCAATGCCTGAGACGTGCGCATCAGGCTGCGCGGCAGGTGGCGTCACTGGAGCAAACCTGGCAGCAGCATCAGATGGTCGAGCGCCGTCTGGCCGCCGAGATCGACAGCCTGCGCGAGCGGGTCGCGCAACTCGAGCATCGCCGCTCGCTGATGCGCAGCCGCGAGGCGACCGCCACGGCAGCGGTGCGTCTGCACGAGATCGACCGCGACCCGGCGCTCGACTTAGATGATACCTTCGAGCGTTGGGAAATTCGCCTGACCGAAGCGGAAATGACCGTCGATAGTGCGGTCGACTCAGACCCCTTTGAGGCGGAATTTGTTGCCGCCGAGGAACGCGACGCCTTGCAGGCCGAGCTGCAAGCCCTGCGCCGCGAGCAGCAGAGCCAAGTGGCTGGTGCTAGCCTGGGAGGTGGACAATGA
- the ltrA gene encoding group II intron reverse transcriptase/maturase yields MKQTSLLGIAKKAASDKAHRFRNLFGLLNVSYLLACWRLINKGAASGVDRLDARAYEANLQDNVEALAAAVKGGWYRAKLVLRRYIPKLNGKLRPLGIPAIADKVLQMGVTKILEEIYEQDFLDCSYGYRPRVGALDAVRDLSAELRSGRYHFLVEADIRAFFDRIDHDTLIELLQRRIDDEPFLRLIRKWLKAGVLEPDGAVQHPKTGSPQGGIISPMLANIYLHYALDEWFENTVKTHCKGKAYLCRYADDFVCAFECEFDAQRFYRVLGLRMERFGLEVAQEKTQLLRFSRQDWTRNGTFEFLGFEFRWGRGRWGKPALKRRTARKKYRASLASFRDWCRAHCRMHKDKFFAALNAKLRGYYNYYGIRGNSDSLGDFFYHVTRMLYRELNRRSQRRSYNWKGFAELIKVFKLERPRICHSF; encoded by the coding sequence ATGAAGCAAACCTCCCTGTTGGGAATAGCGAAAAAGGCGGCATCGGACAAGGCCCATCGATTCCGCAACCTCTTTGGCCTGCTCAACGTCAGCTATCTTCTGGCCTGTTGGCGGCTGATTAACAAAGGTGCGGCCAGCGGTGTCGACCGACTGGATGCCCGCGCCTATGAAGCCAACCTTCAGGACAATGTAGAAGCACTGGCGGCGGCGGTCAAAGGGGGATGGTATCGGGCCAAGCTGGTACTGAGAAGATACATCCCCAAGCTCAACGGAAAGTTGAGGCCATTGGGGATTCCGGCCATCGCGGACAAAGTGCTCCAGATGGGGGTTACCAAGATACTGGAAGAGATTTATGAGCAGGACTTTCTGGACTGTAGCTATGGTTACCGACCTCGGGTTGGTGCCCTGGATGCAGTGCGAGACCTGAGCGCCGAGCTGCGAAGCGGGCGTTATCACTTCCTGGTCGAGGCGGATATTCGCGCATTCTTTGATCGAATCGATCACGATACACTGATCGAACTGTTGCAGCGACGGATAGACGATGAACCCTTTTTGCGGCTGATTCGCAAGTGGTTAAAGGCCGGCGTTTTGGAGCCAGATGGCGCGGTTCAGCATCCCAAGACAGGCTCGCCCCAGGGCGGGATCATCTCCCCGATGCTTGCGAATATCTATCTCCACTACGCGCTAGATGAGTGGTTTGAGAACACGGTCAAGACACATTGCAAAGGGAAAGCGTACCTCTGTCGGTATGCCGACGATTTTGTGTGCGCGTTTGAATGTGAGTTCGACGCCCAGCGCTTTTATCGGGTGCTTGGGTTGCGGATGGAGCGGTTCGGGCTGGAAGTCGCGCAAGAGAAAACGCAGTTGCTGCGGTTCTCGCGTCAGGACTGGACGCGTAACGGCACCTTTGAGTTTCTCGGATTCGAGTTTCGCTGGGGACGAGGGCGTTGGGGAAAACCCGCGCTCAAACGGCGCACGGCACGGAAGAAATACCGCGCCTCCCTGGCCAGTTTTCGAGACTGGTGTCGGGCACACTGCCGGATGCACAAGGACAAGTTCTTCGCGGCTCTCAATGCGAAGCTGCGCGGGTACTACAATTACTACGGTATCCGAGGCAACTCCGACAGCCTGGGTGACTTTTTCTACCATGTCACACGCATGCTCTACCGGGAGCTGAATCGCCGCAGTCAGCGGCGCAGTTACAACTGGAAGGGCTTTGCCGAACTGATCAAGGTGTTCAAGCTTGAGCGACCACGAATCTGCCACAGCTTCTGA
- a CDS encoding KAP family P-loop NTPase fold protein, giving the protein MNTNFGVVDEPNPRGGQDDLGIGKHAQALTEFIKVAPTPMTIGIQGEWGSGKTSVLNTIYFELEQLGHVKQIWINSWESSLLSTPEESLIKIINEILSSLIECDVNKTRVERVKSLSSNVFRGALRVGANLALGDKASEITEELLGQQSSSIKQLRESLSAITNEIMTRDTNPFKKIVVYVDDLDRIEPKDAVRVLELLKNIFNVQGCIFVLAIDYQVVVKGLENKFGKRSEDNEWEFRAFFDKIIQLPFMMPLGQYNIGSYVGKLLRQVGFTLDKEINEDKINSIVRLSVGGNPRSLKRLINSLSLIMLFIQADVDDENENILQDGQLKAVLLALLCIQIAYPKIYDLLVKHPGFSDWSSDIAFEQTKGLEDIDSEQFNKDLELASKTQHFDEDWQKALFRVCYVTQSYRRKASEVSQLLNLIKNELLKDNEEQLETVIARIIEETSVTTVNTTDEISNYKPKFRKTNFGDWGAYSSSMLADIPADQVTDMKLVHDKFVEMFGSDLEIKYSPSFISFRKAHATGRQKIAFRLDPSKKQIDLFISLLQRSKLPNSPPAPDFFVKKYTSGSRIWWRYQVSIKNFDNQEFCTLLDGVFSSIT; this is encoded by the coding sequence GTGAACACAAACTTTGGCGTTGTTGATGAGCCCAACCCCCGTGGTGGTCAAGACGATCTTGGAATTGGAAAGCACGCTCAAGCACTGACGGAATTCATCAAAGTTGCCCCAACGCCGATGACGATAGGAATTCAAGGAGAATGGGGTAGCGGAAAAACTTCCGTGCTAAATACGATCTATTTCGAGCTGGAGCAACTCGGGCACGTTAAGCAGATCTGGATCAACAGTTGGGAGAGTTCTCTTTTGTCAACCCCCGAGGAATCCTTGATAAAAATTATCAATGAAATCCTAAGTAGCTTAATTGAATGCGATGTCAACAAAACCCGTGTGGAGCGCGTTAAATCGCTTTCGAGCAACGTTTTTAGGGGGGCACTTCGAGTTGGCGCAAATCTTGCTCTAGGAGACAAAGCGAGTGAAATCACCGAGGAATTGTTGGGACAACAGAGCAGTTCAATTAAGCAACTGCGTGAGAGTTTGAGTGCGATAACAAATGAAATTATGACTCGCGACACTAACCCGTTCAAAAAAATTGTAGTCTATGTTGATGATCTTGATCGCATAGAACCAAAGGATGCGGTGCGGGTGCTTGAGCTGCTGAAAAATATTTTCAATGTTCAAGGGTGCATATTTGTCCTTGCGATCGATTACCAAGTGGTAGTCAAAGGACTAGAAAATAAATTTGGCAAGCGCTCCGAAGATAACGAATGGGAATTCCGTGCTTTTTTCGATAAGATCATTCAACTGCCTTTCATGATGCCTTTAGGACAATATAATATTGGGAGCTATGTTGGTAAGTTATTGAGACAAGTTGGTTTTACCCTTGATAAGGAGATTAATGAGGATAAAATTAATTCTATTGTCAGGCTGTCGGTAGGCGGTAATCCTCGCTCTTTGAAGCGCCTCATCAATTCTTTAAGCTTGATTATGCTGTTTATTCAAGCGGATGTTGATGATGAAAACGAAAACATTCTTCAAGATGGTCAGTTGAAAGCCGTGTTGCTAGCGCTGTTATGTATTCAAATTGCGTACCCCAAAATTTATGATTTGCTTGTAAAGCATCCTGGTTTCAGTGACTGGAGTAGTGATATAGCTTTCGAACAAACAAAAGGCCTTGAAGATATAGACAGTGAGCAGTTTAATAAGGATCTAGAGCTCGCGTCAAAAACTCAACATTTCGATGAGGACTGGCAAAAAGCGTTGTTTCGAGTTTGTTATGTCACACAAAGCTATCGTCGAAAAGCTTCTGAAGTTTCCCAACTTCTCAATTTGATCAAAAACGAGCTTTTAAAAGACAATGAAGAACAACTTGAGACGGTTATTGCCAGGATCATCGAAGAAACCAGTGTCACCACGGTAAACACAACGGATGAAATTTCAAACTACAAACCGAAATTCCGAAAAACAAACTTTGGAGACTGGGGAGCCTACAGTAGTTCAATGTTGGCGGATATTCCAGCTGACCAAGTTACAGATATGAAATTAGTTCACGACAAATTCGTTGAGATGTTTGGATCAGATCTAGAGATAAAGTATTCGCCATCATTTATTTCTTTCAGAAAAGCGCACGCGACTGGTAGGCAAAAGATTGCATTTAGGTTGGATCCATCTAAGAAGCAGATAGATTTATTTATCTCATTATTGCAGAGATCAAAATTGCCAAACAGCCCGCCCGCACCAGACTTTTTCGTTAAAAAGTACACTAGCGGGTCAAGAATTTGGTGGCGTTATCAAGTAAGTATCAAAAATTTTGATAACCAGGAATTCTGCACACTTTTAGATGGAGTCTTTTCTTCCATAACCTAA
- a CDS encoding tellurite resistance TerB family protein: MKQENTMRLLRNINRLVKHSIAEGVEALTPTKFINATKRLLNKDFMKAFSAGVALVATADGSYDEDEKEKIRAYITNTDVLEGYNAGEVLSLVQKYADTLTTDREIGEKKAYEALLEISDDEEYCDMIIKICCEIGKADGNFDDNEKSVVVNICDRLGKDKREYGL; encoded by the coding sequence TTGAAGCAGGAAAACACTATGAGACTATTAAGAAACATTAATCGGTTAGTTAAGCACTCTATTGCTGAAGGAGTGGAAGCCTTAACTCCTACCAAATTTATCAACGCTACCAAGAGGCTGCTAAATAAAGATTTTATGAAAGCGTTTTCCGCTGGAGTTGCTTTGGTTGCAACAGCAGACGGTTCATATGATGAAGATGAAAAAGAAAAGATCCGGGCATATATAACAAATACCGATGTTCTCGAAGGGTATAACGCGGGAGAAGTGTTGTCTCTCGTTCAGAAATATGCAGACACACTAACTACAGATAGAGAGATTGGAGAAAAGAAAGCCTATGAAGCTCTACTGGAAATTAGTGATGACGAAGAATATTGCGACATGATTATTAAAATATGTTGCGAAATAGGGAAAGCTGACGGGAATTTTGATGATAACGAAAAATCAGTAGTAGTAAATATATGCGACAGGCTAGGAAAAGATAAACGCGAGTATGGGTTATAA
- a CDS encoding sensor histidine kinase, whose translation MSVQALDDRRARRRLKLGIGLFVLALVIPSGLLVFKAYDQMKWESFRAQQLVAEELAARIDARLAALVREEDARPIGDYGFLREPSASAPGVRNRSPLAELDGATEIPGLIGYFEVAPDGRFRSPLVPTAELSVAQLGLDPAELVLRQARAHDIAQVLIGNRLVERAQEDAQLQLGAGNRADGERMRDSVADGSDSALVGSRQATMNAMDQEASDASPGWMEEAPAPVSAPTEDESPRLSQAAFARLKTQGTKGSGVEEEAAGPADAMPTALPQLDESYAKRSRRELKQEVAERDAEMPAERLAPRLSANQAPEFAPVQLFRRAIGPVEVGLLDSGHLLLFRSVQRGGEVFIQGALIALEPFLQALIAEPLGATVLARSTHLSVAYRGELLRSFRAEPRLGYPGISARGDNQSEPLSGALLYRTRLREPFGGFELIFSVSHLPAPPGAAVIGWMAGALALVLLVGAGLMYRLGARQLALLRQQQDFVSAVSHELKTPLTSIRMYAEMLRAGFASEERKATYYRFIHEESERLSRLINNVLQLARIGRGRLALEPRPLAVEELLTMVRERVAYQVERAGFELNIGCGRDIAILADPDACVQILLNLLDNALKFGVDAEQRRIDIDCEPLAGECLRLRVRDYGPGIPRSQRKRIFELFYRGDLARQAAVSGTGIGLALVQRLTLAMNGRVEVIERDPGVEFWLELPCATERPG comes from the coding sequence ATGTCCGTGCAAGCACTCGATGACCGCCGCGCCCGGCGCCGGCTGAAGCTTGGCATCGGGCTGTTTGTGCTGGCGCTGGTGATTCCCAGCGGCTTGCTGGTGTTCAAGGCCTACGACCAGATGAAATGGGAGTCTTTCCGCGCCCAGCAACTGGTGGCGGAGGAACTGGCCGCGCGTATCGACGCCCGCCTGGCGGCGCTGGTGCGCGAGGAGGATGCTCGCCCGATTGGGGACTATGGCTTTTTACGCGAGCCCTCTGCCAGCGCCCCGGGTGTTCGCAACCGCTCCCCGCTCGCCGAGCTGGATGGCGCGACCGAGATTCCCGGCCTGATCGGCTACTTTGAAGTCGCACCCGATGGCCGCTTCCGCTCGCCGCTGGTGCCGACGGCGGAACTGTCGGTCGCCCAACTTGGACTCGATCCCGCCGAATTGGTCTTGCGACAGGCCCGGGCGCATGACATTGCGCAGGTGCTGATTGGTAATCGGCTAGTCGAACGCGCGCAGGAGGATGCGCAGCTACAGCTCGGTGCCGGCAATCGAGCCGACGGGGAGCGGATGCGCGATTCCGTCGCTGACGGAAGCGATTCTGCGCTGGTGGGATCGAGGCAGGCCACAATGAACGCGATGGATCAGGAGGCATCGGATGCGTCTCCTGGCTGGATGGAGGAAGCTCCGGCGCCCGTTTCCGCACCAACGGAGGATGAAAGCCCGCGCTTGTCCCAGGCCGCTTTCGCCAGGTTGAAAACCCAAGGCACCAAAGGCAGTGGCGTTGAGGAAGAAGCCGCCGGGCCAGCGGATGCCATGCCGACGGCACTGCCGCAGCTCGATGAGAGTTACGCCAAACGCAGTCGCCGCGAACTCAAGCAGGAAGTGGCTGAGCGCGACGCCGAGATGCCAGCCGAACGGCTGGCGCCCAGGCTATCAGCCAATCAGGCGCCGGAATTCGCACCCGTGCAGTTGTTTCGCCGCGCCATCGGGCCGGTCGAGGTCGGCCTGCTCGACTCTGGGCATCTGCTGCTGTTTCGCAGCGTCCAGCGCGGTGGCGAGGTCTTCATCCAGGGCGCGCTCATTGCGTTGGAACCCTTTCTGCAAGCGCTGATCGCCGAGCCTCTGGGTGCCACCGTACTTGCGCGCAGTACGCACCTCAGTGTGGCCTATCGCGGTGAGTTGCTGCGCAGCTTTCGCGCCGAGCCACGGCTCGGCTACCCTGGCATCAGCGCGCGCGGTGACAACCAGAGCGAACCCTTAAGCGGTGCCTTGCTCTATCGCACCCGCCTGCGGGAACCCTTCGGCGGCTTCGAGCTGATCTTTAGCGTCAGCCATCTGCCAGCACCTCCTGGTGCTGCCGTGATTGGCTGGATGGCCGGCGCGCTCGCGCTGGTGCTGCTTGTGGGTGCCGGGCTCATGTATCGACTGGGTGCGCGGCAACTCGCGCTGCTGCGTCAGCAGCAGGATTTCGTCTCTGCCGTCAGCCATGAGCTGAAAACCCCGCTTACCTCCATCCGTATGTATGCCGAAATGCTGCGCGCCGGCTTCGCCTCCGAGGAACGCAAGGCAACCTACTATCGCTTTATCCACGAGGAAAGCGAGCGCCTGTCGCGGCTGATCAACAATGTCTTGCAACTCGCCCGCATTGGCCGTGGCCGACTGGCGCTTGAGCCGCGCCCGCTGGCTGTCGAGGAATTGCTCACCATGGTGCGCGAGCGGGTCGCTTATCAGGTCGAGCGTGCTGGATTCGAGCTGAACATCGGCTGCGGGCGGGACATTGCCATCCTCGCCGACCCGGATGCCTGTGTGCAGATTCTGCTCAACCTGCTCGATAACGCGCTGAAATTTGGCGTCGATGCCGAGCAGCGCCGCATCGATATCGACTGCGAGCCCCTCGCCGGCGAATGCCTGCGTTTGCGGGTGCGCGATTACGGCCCCGGGATTCCCCGGTCGCAGCGCAAACGCATCTTCGAGCTATTTTATCGCGGCGATCTGGCGCGCCAAGCGGCCGTCTCTGGTACCGGCATTGGGCTTGCCCTGGTGCAGCGTCTGACGCTGGCCATGAATGGCCGGGTCGAAGTCATCGAGCGCGATCCGGGCGTCGAGTTTTGGCTAGAGCTGCCTTGTGCGACTGAAAGACCTGGTTAG